The Aphidius gifuensis isolate YNYX2018 linkage group LG2, ASM1490517v1, whole genome shotgun sequence DNA window ttaCTAAGTGGTATGTAAACTTgatcactttttttaaattaaataaattttatatttttttttttatttgcatttcAGCTGTACGTTTTAATGATTTTGGATTTATTAAATCGAAAAATTGTATCAGCCTTGATgcaaaatttgttaaatttaattattcatctgGAAATATTTCATCTGATGTTTATCAATGGGCACCACCACTTCGACAACCACCACAAttgtaaatatcaaattataaattatttttgaaaaatacacaattaatattaaattatttatttacagaacTGAATTGATAATAAACCAACCTGATGATCCACTTAAATTCAAAACCAATCTGCAAGATTCAATGaacaatcaatatataaaaattggagTAACAGACTTGATCAAGGATGCTTCACAAACAACTATTCCATTCTTTGATCTTCAAGAAGTCACAACTAAACCAAGTGCACCAATTTCAgcaattgaattaattcacAAAGGACATGGATCATCTGGtggttttatttctttaaaaattcatcttattaatttaagttttttcatGGATCTACAACCATCaccaaaaacaacaattgaacAGACCtcatatttgaataataataatactattttGTAATTCGAAGAcaactttatatatttgacaaaagaaaatttatttaaactcattattatttatcaaagacaaaagaatttttatgtaACAATATTGTACTTAATTGAGAAACTTGttttgaatctttttttttttttaaattaatcaagctaacatgataataaacacaagaaaaaaaataaaaagaaaataaatttcaacttaaattcaaaaagctttgttgatataaattattgtgtaatgtttaaatgaaattaggGAATTTCagttgtttcattatttttaaatgctgTACCAAAATGAACACTTCCAGCTGGTGTTACTGCTGTTTTGGTTTTGTTATTAGTCAACAATTGCCAATAACTAATCAACACCAAGTACATGTAAATATACAtggctaaattaaaaaagaaatttaaataaaaattaatattatttataataaaattgtattgaatTAATATCAACTCACCGAATATTAATATTCCAAAAAAAGATCCAACCAATGAACCAAATAGTGATCCAACAAAGAGATGACCAGTAAATATCCATGCAAAAATACAtccaccaaaaaaaaagaagcttcCAAATTTCATGGATAACCATGGTACCATGTATGTTGATTTTTcctgtaaataaaattcataaatattatcattttgatgttgattgaatgatttaaaaaaatataattatcataccATGATGACACCAGTTAATAAGCAAATGGATAACacaagtgatgatgatgagacaAACATTGTAACAATTTTTACCAATGCCAACAATTCATTATGTTTATGATTATCATTGTTCAATACCCAAACAAAACTCAATAACAACTCTGTGAATGATGTGAACtgtttataaacaaacaaaaaaaaaaataacaaattaacaacacaagttttattttaattgcaatttaattaatgaaaataaaatgtttaaaatactTACAGATGCAATTGCTGCAAACAAACGTGCACTTGCTTTCGTAGACAAACATGAGCATGATGGAGTGATGTTAATCTGAACCAACGGCATCTTGATAAATGTGTAAAcgtttacacaaaaaaaagtaaaataataattcaagtctTTTATAAGAAAATGGCTTTAATGATGTGGTTGGAAAATTAATGTTTAGTTGATGAATGATGCCAACAAAATGCCATTGGATTTCCTTGAATTTCTTTCTCACCTTTCCTATTTTTGTCAGATCAGGTTAGTGCCCTTTTGTGTTTTTAATCATGAGAAAATAGACACAGAAAATAAAGGAAATTGGATTTGTCAatgaattgataatattgtcttttattttcaacaatttttaataaatattatcttgataataatggcagacaatttttaattattcatgtcTTTTAAATGCCAATATTATTGacgaaattattaacaataaaaatgatatttttgcaaaagaataaaaaaatttacagcaagtaattttggtaatttagttattaaaaaaaagaattattttattattgaaaaattaaacataaacaaatgaacttcaataatttcaatacaaacaatttttagtattgcaaattacattttttttatttaattatataagagatcaaaagaaaaattataactatgtttttttaactttgttttttgttgaatttaactGACAAActtatatctatttatttaaactcaatattaattatcaaagacAAAAGAATTTTCATGTAACAATATTGTAACAATTAAGAATATAATTGAGAAACTTGttttgaatcttttttttttgattaattaagctaacacaagaaaaaaaataaattttaatttaaaaagctatttgatgatataaatataattgtgtaatgtttaaatgaaattaggAAAGATCAACTGTTTCATAATTTCTTAATGCTGCAGCATTATAAACTGGTGATGTTGTTTTTGCCTTAGCTTTATTAACAGTCAAGAATTGCCAATAACTCAGCAACACCAAGAACATGTAAATATACATAGCtgaatcaaaaaagaaaattaaattaaatttatattattttaataataaaattagtatttaattaatatcaactcACCAAAAATGGACATTccaaaagtaaatataatcaaaGCTCCAGCTCGTGATAAAAAGAGGGGACCAGTCAGTAACCAGCCAAGACTACATCCACCAAACAAAATTAAACTTCCAAATTGCATGGATAACCATGGTAGCATGTATGTTGTTTTAtcctgtaaataaaatttataaatattattattttgatgttgattaaatgatttaaaaaaatataataatcataccATGATGACACCAATTAATAACCAGATGGAAAACATGACTGCTGATGTTGAAACAAACAGAGAaacaactttttcaaatgccacaaaattatcatcatcatgagaAGAATCGTTTACCAgccaaattaaatttataaacaccAAGATGAGCGACATGAActgtttataaacaaaaaaaaaaaatattaacaacacaagttttattttaattgtaatttaattagtgaaaataaaatatttaaattacttacAAATGCAATGCTTGCAAAGAAAATTGTTCCTCCTTTTATGGGCAAACACAGGCATGGAGTGATTCTTAGCTGAATCAATGACATCTTGATAAATTTGCAAATGTATcagcacaaaaaaaagtaaaataataattcaagtctTTTTTGACAAAATGGCTTCAATAATTAGGTTGGAAAATTAATGTTGAGTTGATGAATGACGCCAATGAAATGGCATTAGGTTTGCTCacctttttcattattgtcaGATCAGGCTAGTGCCCCTTTGTGTTTTTAATCATGAGAAAATAGACACAGAAAATAAAGGAAATTGGATTTGTCAatgaattgataatattgtcttttattttcgacaatttttaataaatattatcttgataataatggcag harbors:
- the LOC122850191 gene encoding uncharacterized protein LOC122850191, yielding MPLVQINITPSCSCLSTKASARLFAAIASFTSFTELLLSFVWVLNNDNHKHNELLALVKIVTMFVSSSSLVLSICLLTGVIMEKSTYMVPWLSMKFGSFFFFGGCIFAWIFTGHLFVGSLFGSLVGSFFGILIFAMYIYMYLVLISYWQLLTNNKTKTAVTPAGSVHFGTAFKNNETTEIP
- the LOC122850195 gene encoding uncharacterized protein LOC122850195, producing the protein MSLIQLRITPCLCLPIKGGTIFFASIAFFMSLILVFINLIWLVNDSSHDDDNFVAFEKVVSLFVSTSAVMFSIWLLIGVIMDKTTYMLPWLSMQFGSLILFGGCSLGWLLTGPLFLSRAGALIIFTFGMSIFAMYIYMFLVLLSYWQFLTVNKAKAKTTSPVYNAAALRNYETVDLS